In Musa acuminata AAA Group cultivar baxijiao chromosome BXJ2-8, Cavendish_Baxijiao_AAA, whole genome shotgun sequence, one genomic interval encodes:
- the LOC135618805 gene encoding uncharacterized protein LOC135618805 — protein MKSLSFPSAPAALSHPPLVSVRLPLPRRLVKASSLPSPRPRTKRPNRLRRETLIPKPRIPPPPAPLPPPPDEPRIVVYEEDVAVVERVVEEVDVEEVVEGEAAVGVDPFAPAAAAAEFRFLPGEVQRLALRFAVLLAVQTVVAVWFLGGERNEPSEQGMTEGKAGIEVREAMELDKKVLEIRAMAKKAREIERRELAEDSGIKGEVGKKLGRLKKSAATKVILDENTFSVSLPVSSKNMNEEMNGEKLNLKQKMGREKLNLKRKIGLSKSTNKAGNIPKGFNGSRSNDERGRGVSGGIEQIAEEAAHRPDPEDLRAHASELTQRSPDIENYATSSSRGTVRRVSSGDHLRVSKFQKSKNYVEDTEDISFSGGTNSSSDIDEVFPKTQIWESSTEVTRRFSSETGKVNDDSRYNFPIESVESKSFVNNVKNSHLDVMNEPWWLKLPYVFAIFLRRGSDGNGPKGLYSLDISSSSVEEKAPSYTIAFQDRGDATNFCYIVKTFFEDLGDVSADIVPLTIKELDQVVKSFDLKVIVVRKGQIHLYAGQPLVEVEAVIRSFLD, from the exons ATGAAATCCCTTTCCTTCCCCTCCGCTCCTGCCGCCCTCTCTCACCCTCCTCTGGTCTCGGTTCGTCTTCCGCTCCCGAGGAGACTCGTCAAAGCCTCCTCTCTCCCGTCTCCCAGACCCCGTACCAAACGCCCCAACCGCCTCCGCCGCGAAACCCTAATACCCAAACCCCGCATTCCTCCACCTCCCGCTCCCCTGCCGCCACCGCCGGATGAGCCCCGCATCGTCGTTTACGAGGAGGATGTCGCTGTCGTCGAACGAGTGGTCGAGGAGGTGGACGTCGAAGAAGTGGTCGAGGGCGAGGCGGCGGTGGGGGTCGACCCGTTCGCCCCTGCCGCCGCAGCCGCAGAATTCCGGTTTCTCCCCGGCGAGGTGCAACGCCTCGCGCTGCGATTCGCTGTGCTTCTCGCGGTGCAGACTGTTGTTGCGGTCTGGTTTCTTGGCGGCGAGCGGAACGAGCCTAGCGAGCAGGGAATGACGGAGGGGAAGGCTGGAATTGAGGTGCGGGAGGCGATGGAGCTTGATAAGAAGGTCTTGGAGATCAGGGCGATGGCTAAGAAGGCGAGGGAGATCGAAAGGAGGGAACTTGCTGAAGATAGTGGCATAAAGGGGGAGGTGGGCAAGAAGCTTGGTAGGTTGAAGAAGAGTGCTGCTACGAAGGTTATCTTGGATGAGAATACTTTTTCTGTGTCTTTGCCGGTGTCCTCCAAGAATATGAATGAAGAGATGAATGGAGAGAAGCTGAATTTGAAGCAAAAGATGGGTAGAGAAAAGCTGAATTTGAAGAGAAAGATCGGACTCTCGAAAtccaccaacaaggctggaaacATTCCAAAGGGATTTAATGGCTCAAGGAGCAATGACGAGCGCGGCAGAGGTGTTAGTG GTGGTATTGAGCAGATTGCTGAAGAAGCTGCACATCGTCCTGATCCTGAAGATTTAAGAGCTCATGCTTCTGAGCTGACCCAAAGATCACCTGATATCGAGAATTATGCAACTTCGTCAAGTCGAGGGACAGTTAGAAGAGTAAGTAGTGGTGATCATTTGCGTGTAAGTAAGTTTCAGAAGAGTAAGAACTATGTGGAGGACACTGAAGATATATCATTCTCTGGAGGAACCAATTCCAGCTCTGACATTGATGAAGTCTTCCCAAAGACTCAGATTTGGGAAAGTTCTACAGAAGTTACTAGGAGATTCTCCTCAGAAACTGGGAAAGTTAATGATGATTCAAGATATAATTTTCCCATTGAAAGCGTAGAGAGCAAGTCATTTGTCAACAACGTAAAAAACAGTCACTTGGATGTTATGAATGAACCATGGTGGCTGAAACTTCCATATGTTTTT GCTATTTTTTTACGTAGAGGCTCTGATGGTAATGGTCCTAAAGGACTTTATTCCTTGGACATAAGCTCCTCGTCAGTCGAAGAGAAAGCTCCTTCCTATACTATTGCTTTCCAAGATCGTGGGGATGCAACAAATTTTTGCTACATAGTGAAGACCTTTTTTGAAGATTTGGGTGATGTTAGTGCTGACATCGTTCCTCTCACAATTAAA GAACTTGATCAGGTCGTGAAGTCATTTGATCTAAAGGTTATTGTCGTGAGAAAGGGACAAATTCATCTATATGCGGGACAGCCTCTTGTTGAAGTTGAGGCTGTGATACGTTCTTTCTTAGACTAG
- the LOC135618806 gene encoding translocator protein homolog gives MASQTLKHRPKEEPTTTTATTTATPSTTSHKYRKDQKLAMAKRGLRSLAVAVAIPAVGTAASISIAGATLASTKPSWSPPVWAFHLGSLLMSALLGFSSWLVWAEGGFHGRSEALPLYLSELFMSLMWAPLVFGAGFPRPGMAVCVAHFAVLFMLSQSYRQVNPIAADLIKPYLAWVSFLAVFNYKLL, from the coding sequence ATGGCCTCTCAAACGCTCAAACACCGGCCCAAGGAGGAGCCGACGACGACGACAGCGACGACCACCGCCACCCCTTCCACCACCAGTCACAAGTACCGCAAGGACCAGAAGCTGGCCATGGCCAAGCGCGGCCTCCGCTCGCTGGCCGTGGCGGTGGCCATCCCCGCGGTCGGCACCGCCGCCTCCATCTCGATCGCCGGCGCCACCCTGGCGTCCACGAAGCCATCGTGGAGCCCGCCGGTGTGGGCCTTCCACCTGGGCTCCCTCCTGATGTCCGCGCTGTTGGGCTTCTCGTCGTGGCTAGTGTGGGCGGAGGGCGGCTTCCACGGCCGCAGCGAGGCCCTTCCGCTGTACCTCTCGGAGCTCTTCATGTCCCTCATGTGGGCGCCGCTCGTCTTCGGCGCCGGGTTCCCCAGGCCGGGCATGGCGGTCTGCGTCGCCCACTTCGCCGTCCTCTTCATGCTCTCTCAGAGCTACCGTCAGGTGAACCCCATAGCCGCCGATCTCATCAAGCCTTACCTAGCATGGGTCTCCTTCCTCGCGGTCTTCAACTACAAGCTCCTGTGA
- the LOC135618807 gene encoding protein RALF-like 33 — translation MAKLVESSLLVAAILLVAGAAAITPAAASGEGGELPLGWIPALAGCRGTIAECLAGEEFDLGSEVTRRILATSSYISYGALKRDTVPCSRRGASYYNCRPGAQANPYSRSCSAITQCRG, via the coding sequence ATGGCGAAGCTGGTGGAAAGCTCCCTCCTTGTGGCGGCCATCCTCCTCGTTGCAGGTGCGGCCGCCATCACCCCGGCCGCCGCAAGCGGAGAAGGGGGCGAGCTTCCCCTCGGCTGGATCCCGGCGCTTGCCGGCTGCCGTGGCACCATCGCGGAGTGCCTCGCCGGTGAAGAGTTCGACCTCGGATCCGAGGTGACCCGCCGCATCCTCGCTACATCCAGCTACATCAGCTACGGCGCCCTCAAGCGCGACACCGTGCCCTGCTCCCGCCGCGGCGCCTCCTACTACAACTGCCGCCCTGGCGCCCAGGCCAACCCCTACTCGCGCAGCTGCTCCGCCATCACCCAGTGCCGGGGTTAA